The Bos indicus isolate NIAB-ARS_2022 breed Sahiwal x Tharparkar chromosome X, NIAB-ARS_B.indTharparkar_mat_pri_1.0, whole genome shotgun sequence genome has a window encoding:
- the GPR50 gene encoding melatonin-related receptor codes for MGRTLAVPTPYGCIGCKLPQPDYPPALIVFMFCAMVITIVVDLIGNSMVILAVSKNKKLRNSGNVFVVSLSVADILVAVYPYPLMLHAMAIGGWDLSKLQCQMVGFITGLSVVGSIFNIMAIAINRYCYICHSLQYERIFSVRNTCIYLAVTWIMTLLAVLPNMYIGTIEYDPRTYTCIFNYVNNPAFAVTIVCIHFVLPLLIVGFCYMKIWTKVLAARDPAGQNPNNQLAEVRNFLTMFVIFLLFAVCWCPINALTVLVAVSPKEMADKIPNWVYLAAYFIAYFNSCLNAVIYGVLNENFRREYWTIFHAMRHPVLFLSGLLTDVREMQEAQARAHARAHARAQAREQDRARACPAVEEIPMSVRNVPLPGYGAAGQHECVSGHPKPASGHSRSASARRKSASAHPKSASGQSRSATVYPKPASVHFKPSSVYFKADSVYFKPSSSHPKPVTGPSKTAISPATSFPKPTTGYTQHATIHSEPTTPDYLEPITTSHSKPVIASHSELAASCHLECDIFDLSDPTSSPASDSSDSAASLLYPTAAAAATVDPPVVTTDYREVVLSDVDADSDEMAV; via the exons ATGGGACGCACCCTGGCGGTCCCTACCCCATACGGCTGTATCGGCTGCAAACTGCCACAACCGGACTACCCACCGGCTCTAATCGTCTTTATGTTCTGTGCAATGGTTATCACCATCGTCGTAGACCTGATTGGCAACTCCATGGTCATTTTGGCTGTGTCGAAGAACAAGAAGCTCCGAAACTCTG GCAACGTCTTTGTGGTTAGCCTCTCTGTGGCTGATATTCTGGTGGCCGTCTACCCCTATCCTCTGATGCTACATGCCATGGCCATCGGCGGCTGGGATCTCAGCAAGTTACAGTGCCAGATGGTGGGGTTCATCACAGGCCTGAGTGTGGTCGGTTCTATCTTCAACATCATGGCCATCGCCATCAACCGTTACTGCTACATCTGCCACAGCCTCCAGTATGAGCGCATCTTTAGTGTGCGCAATACCTGCATTTATCTGGCTGTCACCTGGATCATGACCCTTCTGGCTGTCCTACCCAACATGTACATTGGCACCATCGAGTATGATCCTCGCACCTACACCTGCATCTTTAACTATGTGAATAACCCCGCCTTTGCTGTGACCATTGTCTGCATCCACTTTGTCCTTCCTCTGCTCATAGTGGGTTTCTGCTACATGAAGATCTGGACCAAAGTGCTGGCAGCCCGTGACCCGGCTGGACAGAACCCGAACAACCAGCTTGCTGAGGTTCGCAATTTTCTAACCATGTTTGTGATCTTCCTCCTCTTTGCAGTGTGCTGGTGCCCTATCAATGCGCTCACTGTTCTGGTGGCTGTCAGTCCAAAGGAGATGGCAGACAAGATCCCCAACTGGGTTTATCTTGCAGCTTACTTTATAGCCTACTTCAATAGCTGCCTCAACGCGGTGATCTATGGTGTCCTCAATGAGAATTTCCGAAGAGAATACTGGACCATCTTCCACGCGATGCGGCATCCTGTCCTGTTCCTCTCTGGCCTCCTCACTGATGTCCGTGAGATGCAGGAGGCCCAAGCCCGTGCCCACGCCCGTGCCCATGCCCGTGCACAAGCCCGTGAACAAGACCGTGCCCGTGCCTGTCCTGCTGTGGAGGAAATACCGATGAGCGTCCGGAATGTTCCCCTACCTGGTTATGGTGCAGCTGGCCAACATGAGTGTGTCTCTGGCCACCCTAAGCCAGCCTCTGGCCATTCCAGGTCTGCCTCTGCCCGCCGCAAATCTGCCTCTGCTCACCCTAAGTCTGCCTCGGGCCAGTCCAGGTCTGCCACTGTCTATCCTAAACCAGCCTCTGTCCATTTCAAGCCTTCCTCTGTCTATTTCAAGGCCGACTCTGTCTATTTCAAGCCTTCCTCCAGCCACCCCAAGCCTGTCACTGGTCCCTCCAAGACTGCCATCAGCCCTGCCACGAGCTTCCCCAAACCCACCACTGGCTACACCCAGCATGCTACCATTCACTCTGAGCCCACCACTCCTGACTATCTCGAGCCCATCACCACTAGCCACTCTAAGCCTGTCATCGCCAGCCATTCTGAGCTTGCGGCCTCCTGCCACCTGGAGTGTGACATCTTTGACCTCTCTGACCCTACCTCCAGCCCTGCCAGTGACTCCTCCGACTCTGCTGCCAGCTTGCTGTACcctaccgctgctgctgctgccactgttGACCCCCCTGTGGTCACCACTGATTACCGTGAGGTTGTGCTTAGTGATGTTGATGCTGATTCTGATGAAATGGCTGTGTAA